Proteins encoded in a region of the Paenibacillus sp. E222 genome:
- a CDS encoding ABC transporter substrate-binding protein gives MHKRKKAASMVLASLLSISLTACGSGGTDSVTSASNGNKNSKVTLELAISKSSQDSAFIQQDILDEFEKQTNISVNLQLIPAEQTTTVLQTKLAVDETPDIIQYNLASAITDLNLERNFEILDNESWASRIVNKDVLSAAGHIYSFHVSQDTGMQGVVYNKQIFADLGLSIPTSYEQFLAICEKIKAGGITPVFMPYKDAWAANIWPAAAFADFVAKNDPSFFDELNSNKKKWSDIPEFKTFLEQQYEVYTKGYTNTDVLSDSYDMAVGKFLNKEVAMMFMGDWLIEGVAEQDPSMELGVFPIPSSDDAKLGASPLGGQLFIPKKAKHLDEAKQFLDFIASKEIAQQIVDAKGYVSNFSDVTTPELPAYKQDIVDNYILPKKTVLTTDAYMLVDRSELYRLLQDQFAGGLTPEEVLKSWDEKFSQLMQDKGVSGF, from the coding sequence ATGCATAAAAGAAAAAAAGCAGCATCCATGGTACTGGCAAGCTTGTTGTCCATTTCACTGACCGCTTGCGGATCAGGTGGCACTGATTCCGTCACGTCCGCAAGCAATGGCAATAAGAACAGCAAGGTCACACTGGAATTAGCGATTTCGAAGAGTTCACAGGATTCTGCCTTTATCCAGCAGGATATTCTCGATGAGTTTGAAAAGCAGACAAATATTTCTGTCAATCTGCAGCTCATTCCGGCTGAGCAAACAACGACCGTGCTGCAAACCAAGCTGGCTGTCGATGAAACACCCGACATCATTCAATACAATTTGGCCAGTGCGATTACGGATCTGAATCTTGAGCGAAATTTTGAAATTCTGGATAACGAGTCCTGGGCCAGCAGAATTGTAAACAAAGATGTGCTCTCCGCTGCCGGCCATATCTACAGCTTCCATGTCAGCCAGGACACGGGCATGCAAGGTGTTGTTTACAACAAACAGATTTTTGCTGACCTGGGTCTGTCCATCCCTACAAGTTACGAACAATTTTTGGCTATTTGTGAAAAAATTAAAGCTGGCGGCATTACTCCGGTATTCATGCCCTATAAAGATGCTTGGGCTGCGAACATCTGGCCTGCAGCAGCATTTGCCGATTTTGTAGCCAAAAACGATCCTTCTTTTTTCGATGAGCTCAACAGCAACAAGAAAAAATGGTCCGATATTCCTGAGTTTAAAACGTTTTTGGAGCAGCAATATGAAGTGTACACCAAAGGATATACCAATACGGATGTGCTTAGCGACAGCTATGACATGGCCGTTGGCAAATTCCTGAACAAGGAAGTCGCCATGATGTTTATGGGAGATTGGTTAATCGAAGGCGTAGCAGAGCAGGATCCAAGCATGGAACTCGGCGTATTCCCGATTCCGTCTTCCGATGATGCCAAACTGGGTGCAAGTCCTCTTGGAGGACAGCTGTTCATTCCGAAAAAGGCTAAGCATTTGGACGAAGCCAAACAGTTCCTGGACTTTATCGCCTCCAAGGAAATTGCACAACAGATCGTTGATGCCAAAGGATATGTATCTAATTTTAGCGATGTTACTACACCGGAGTTGCCTGCTTACAAACAGGATATCGTTGACAATTACATTCTCCCTAAGAAAACCGTATTAACCACCGATGCTTACATGCTGGTTGATCGCAGTGAGCTGTATAGGCTGTTACAGGATCA
- a CDS encoding sensor histidine kinase: MAKLIHRATQFSLQTKVFLTFLALLLFVLGCFIVYVNLVVIRPLTQKTEEDTLITATKVREQVDLYVEQQNQMSQRILSNKDIFTTMDKSSSAPSNYERLNQIRKLKDIMFQAIGPSMNIKDMSIYDKQGVLLTSYLGSGHPPTILSTLTEKSRSGREWTGNGFILLREADTISFLRTVNDQNGKLYGYLSIQMDQAYIQNLTEGITAGDVFILNKQGEQMTGSEARKNALTWKEPLSDEGLAVDEQNNYVTHSTSHQTGWITFIITPKDSVLGSIRSVQSMSILLITALMLISFVYIFFSTRNLLLPIRKLRSQIWRINYSNMKLKVDDRPKNNDLLLLNEAFQDLMERLQQSIDREKKALHEEVTARNSALQAQIAPHFLHNVLYLISIAAQEGRTRVVSDMCKHLSDSLRYIVSSPYAHVTMTEELEHTRHYLSLVQQKYEEDLEWSIHADDLTSEIRLPRLVIQPFVENCIEHAFFNTTPPWRIQITVKQYNGLWALEIKDNGEGFPPNKIEEILSNIQKSGSGMNQSSDRQTALGNMGIVNSVNRLKLMYSNRLLFNMYNSHSDEEKGATIQIIGSMTSDFY, encoded by the coding sequence ATGGCTAAACTTATACATAGAGCCACACAATTCAGCTTGCAGACAAAAGTATTTTTGACATTTCTGGCCCTTCTTTTATTCGTGCTGGGCTGTTTTATCGTTTACGTGAACCTGGTCGTTATCCGCCCGCTTACACAAAAAACGGAGGAGGATACACTGATCACGGCCACCAAGGTACGAGAACAGGTTGACCTGTACGTAGAGCAGCAAAACCAGATGTCCCAGCGCATATTGTCCAATAAGGACATCTTCACAACGATGGACAAGAGCTCTTCAGCCCCAAGCAATTATGAACGACTGAACCAGATTCGGAAACTAAAAGATATCATGTTTCAAGCCATTGGCCCCAGCATGAACATCAAGGACATGTCCATTTATGATAAACAAGGTGTGCTGCTCACATCGTATCTGGGTTCAGGGCATCCTCCAACGATCCTGAGTACCCTGACGGAAAAAAGCAGGAGTGGACGAGAGTGGACCGGGAACGGTTTTATCCTGCTTCGAGAGGCAGACACGATCTCATTTCTCCGTACGGTCAACGATCAGAATGGCAAGCTATATGGATATCTTAGTATTCAAATGGATCAAGCTTACATTCAAAACCTTACGGAAGGAATTACAGCAGGAGATGTATTCATTTTGAACAAGCAAGGTGAGCAAATGACTGGCTCGGAAGCGAGAAAGAACGCTTTGACATGGAAAGAGCCATTATCCGATGAAGGACTGGCAGTTGATGAACAAAATAATTACGTTACGCATTCTACATCTCACCAGACGGGTTGGATTACTTTTATAATAACGCCGAAAGATTCGGTTTTAGGCTCGATCCGTTCCGTTCAAAGCATGTCCATTTTGCTGATTACTGCCTTAATGCTTATTTCTTTCGTGTACATTTTCTTCTCTACACGCAACCTGTTGCTTCCTATTCGCAAGCTTCGCAGCCAGATTTGGCGCATTAACTACAGCAATATGAAACTGAAAGTCGATGATCGGCCTAAAAATAACGACCTGCTGCTGTTGAATGAAGCTTTTCAGGACTTGATGGAGCGTTTACAGCAGTCCATTGACCGTGAGAAGAAGGCATTACATGAAGAAGTCACTGCACGGAATTCCGCATTACAAGCTCAGATTGCTCCCCATTTTCTTCATAACGTCCTTTATTTGATCAGTATTGCTGCTCAAGAGGGAAGAACCCGGGTCGTGTCTGATATGTGCAAACATCTGTCAGACAGTTTACGTTATATTGTTTCATCCCCTTATGCACATGTGACGATGACGGAGGAGCTTGAGCATACGAGACATTATTTGTCGTTGGTACAGCAAAAGTATGAAGAGGATTTGGAATGGAGCATCCATGCTGATGATCTGACGAGTGAAATCCGGCTGCCGCGGCTGGTTATTCAGCCTTTCGTTGAAAATTGCATTGAGCATGCTTTCTTCAATACTACGCCTCCCTGGCGTATCCAAATTACCGTAAAGCAGTATAACGGATTATGGGCTCTGGAGATTAAAGACAACGGAGAAGGCTTCCCGCCAAATAAAATAGAAGAGATTTTGTCCAATATTCAGAAGTCCGGCTCCGGAATGAATCAATCCTCCGATCGTCAGACAGCTCTTGGCAACATGGGGATCGTTAATAGCGTCAATCGGCTTAAACTGATGTATAGCAATCGACTTTTATTTAATATGTACAACAGTCATTCTGACGAGGAAAAAGGAGCAACCATTCAAATCATCGGATCGATGACGAGCGATTTTTACTGA
- a CDS encoding response regulator, producing the protein MYKIMIVEDSKPILRNIKMLLDKLNFPVHVAVTATNGEEALEALRKQPIDLLLTDIRMPKMDGLSLIEQAKLAQPELKVILISGYSDFEYTRKALNLQVFDYLLKPVEPDALEEVMGRVIKHLDQSRSRNFHELQEIVDPHSYAELKPGEHAAFLAPMMIILRRQPFTSERERWGQKTLQASLEEFFAPRPFKVFLSQTPQQFIVFVNRGILDLYSSVHECLESLRRHLVAQGMDTTIGGQLLWSESVNLSELYHHISSILSMHQRLNNGLVLDSGNPVSIARTESGCLDAALESAFVHMIQAHQKEQFVLKLSELMNQWSEENVHVKELERFIGLIVDTFAHLVEEQGAGIRLGLELRAKKLRDEETYGDFCRELTEWIGQCFDMLQSYGRKSREDLFEQIDEYIQRNKYTQISINDIAMKFHVSPSYVSRVIKNATQVTFVQYYTNLRIKEACRLMECQPEMKFKELSDVLSFSDQHYFSKVFKEYTGFSPTEYKEKLLK; encoded by the coding sequence ATGTACAAAATCATGATTGTTGAGGATAGCAAACCTATATTGCGCAATATTAAAATGCTGTTGGATAAGCTGAACTTTCCCGTTCACGTGGCAGTTACAGCCACGAATGGGGAAGAGGCGCTGGAAGCACTTCGGAAGCAGCCAATCGATCTTTTGTTGACAGACATACGAATGCCCAAGATGGATGGTTTATCACTAATTGAGCAGGCAAAGCTTGCCCAGCCGGAGTTGAAGGTTATTCTAATTAGCGGGTATAGCGATTTTGAATATACACGAAAAGCATTGAATTTGCAGGTGTTCGACTATTTGCTGAAGCCCGTCGAACCTGATGCTCTGGAGGAAGTCATGGGCAGAGTTATTAAACATCTCGATCAATCGAGGTCCAGAAACTTTCATGAGCTGCAGGAGATCGTTGATCCCCATAGTTATGCTGAACTTAAGCCAGGAGAACATGCTGCTTTTCTGGCCCCAATGATGATTATTCTGCGCAGACAGCCCTTCACCTCGGAACGGGAACGATGGGGACAAAAGACGTTACAGGCTTCTTTAGAAGAGTTTTTTGCTCCTCGTCCATTTAAAGTGTTTCTAAGTCAAACTCCGCAGCAATTCATCGTTTTTGTAAACAGAGGAATTCTTGATTTGTATTCTTCTGTACATGAATGTCTCGAATCGTTGCGGCGTCATTTGGTTGCACAAGGTATGGACACAACCATTGGTGGGCAGCTGCTATGGTCGGAATCTGTTAATCTGTCGGAGCTTTATCACCACATATCGTCCATTTTATCGATGCATCAGCGATTGAATAATGGATTGGTGCTGGATAGCGGAAATCCCGTCTCCATAGCAAGAACTGAGTCAGGTTGCCTGGATGCTGCATTGGAATCTGCTTTTGTCCACATGATACAAGCTCATCAGAAGGAACAGTTTGTCCTTAAGCTGTCCGAATTGATGAATCAATGGTCAGAGGAAAACGTGCATGTAAAAGAATTGGAACGTTTTATCGGACTAATAGTGGATACATTTGCACATTTGGTTGAAGAGCAGGGGGCGGGAATTCGGCTTGGGCTGGAGCTTAGAGCAAAAAAACTAAGGGATGAAGAGACATATGGCGATTTTTGCCGTGAATTAACGGAATGGATTGGACAATGTTTTGATATGCTGCAATCCTATGGTCGGAAAAGCAGAGAAGATCTGTTTGAGCAAATAGATGAGTATATCCAACGGAACAAGTATACCCAGATATCCATCAATGACATTGCAATGAAGTTTCATGTCAGCCCCTCTTACGTTAGCAGAGTCATTAAAAACGCAACACAAGTTACGTTTGTTCAGTATTATACAAACCTTAGAATTAAGGAAGCCTGCAGACTGATGGAATGCCAACCCGAGATGAAGTTTAAGGAGTTATCGGATGTGCTATCATTCAGTGATCAGCATTATTTCTCCAAGGTATTTAAGGAATACACGGGATTCAGTCCCACAGAATACAAAGAAAAATTGCTTAAATAG
- a CDS encoding GNAT family N-acetyltransferase, with protein sequence MTVEIRACRREDLQKLQEIGIETFNDTFKDQNSPDNMRAYLEKAFNAKQLEDELSNSCSDFFFVYYNDELAGYLKVNRDGAQSEKMSDASLEIERIYIRKPFQKNGLGKYLLNKAMETALEHNKKQVWLGVWEKNDNAIDFYRKMGFVQTGSHSFYMGDEEQFDFIMIKTL encoded by the coding sequence ATGACAGTTGAAATACGAGCTTGCCGTCGCGAGGATTTACAAAAACTGCAAGAAATAGGTATAGAAACATTCAATGATACATTTAAGGATCAGAATTCCCCTGACAATATGAGAGCTTATCTGGAAAAAGCATTTAACGCTAAACAATTGGAAGATGAACTGTCTAATAGCTGTTCAGACTTCTTTTTCGTCTACTACAATGATGAACTTGCCGGATATCTAAAAGTGAACAGAGATGGCGCCCAATCCGAAAAAATGAGTGATGCTTCACTAGAAATTGAGAGAATTTATATCAGGAAACCATTTCAAAAAAATGGACTGGGTAAATATCTGTTAAATAAAGCCATGGAGACCGCTTTGGAGCACAACAAGAAGCAGGTCTGGCTAGGAGTATGGGAAAAGAATGACAATGCGATTGATTTTTACAGGAAGATGGGGTTTGTTCAAACGGGCTCTCACTCTTTTTATATGGGGGACGAGGAACAATTCGATTTTATCATGATCAAAACCCTGTAG
- a CDS encoding serine hydrolase, with amino-acid sequence MDFKPLASFIDRITSWRIPWAEVLVMHQNDTVFRYRNGYANLEEQTPIGDGAIFNLYSMTKIMTCVAALQLVERGQMLLSDPLSDYLPEYAEMTVKKTLSNGEVRLEKATRAITVRDLFTMTAGFSYDIGSPSIQEAVQSTNGTLPTRDFAKALAKEPLLFEPGTHWNYSMCHDVLGALVEVVSGRRFGTYLQEEITGPLGMNDTAFDLNEEQKTRLIPQYAYNDELEKAVRMDGNGFRVGTDLESGGAGLLSTVSDYALFLNALTGRGTSPQGVRILSQASVELMRTDHLNDLTRGDYSWDHMGGYGYGLGVRTHVSKAGSGSLSPLGEFGWSGAAGCMAIIDPDSELTVMYAQHLLNSQEPYIQRRLRNVVYSCL; translated from the coding sequence ATGGACTTTAAACCGCTTGCTTCATTTATTGACCGCATCACATCATGGAGAATTCCGTGGGCAGAGGTCCTTGTGATGCATCAAAATGATACCGTTTTCCGTTACCGCAATGGTTACGCCAATCTGGAGGAGCAAACGCCCATTGGTGATGGGGCGATCTTCAATCTCTACTCCATGACGAAAATTATGACCTGTGTGGCAGCGCTTCAACTTGTAGAGAGAGGGCAAATGCTGCTGAGCGATCCGTTGTCCGACTATCTGCCGGAGTATGCCGAGATGACGGTAAAGAAAACATTATCGAACGGCGAGGTCAGACTGGAAAAAGCGACAAGGGCGATTACGGTACGCGACTTGTTTACGATGACTGCCGGGTTCTCCTATGACATTGGCTCGCCAAGCATTCAGGAAGCTGTGCAAAGCACTAACGGTACATTACCGACGAGAGACTTTGCGAAAGCGCTCGCCAAGGAACCCCTTTTGTTTGAGCCAGGTACGCATTGGAACTATAGCATGTGTCATGATGTGCTCGGAGCTTTGGTGGAGGTTGTGAGTGGCAGACGATTTGGTACATATCTGCAAGAAGAAATTACCGGACCGCTAGGTATGAACGATACGGCTTTCGATCTGAACGAGGAACAGAAGACGCGTCTGATTCCACAGTATGCTTACAATGATGAGCTTGAAAAAGCCGTACGCATGGACGGAAACGGGTTCCGGGTAGGCACGGATTTGGAGAGCGGCGGTGCCGGGCTGTTGTCTACCGTTAGCGATTATGCACTGTTCCTAAATGCGCTGACTGGACGCGGGACGAGTCCGCAAGGCGTGCGCATTCTGTCACAGGCTTCAGTGGAGCTTATGCGCACTGACCATCTGAACGATCTGACCCGTGGTGATTACTCATGGGATCATATGGGCGGGTATGGTTACGGGCTGGGTGTACGTACGCATGTCTCCAAGGCGGGCAGCGGTTCGTTAAGCCCGCTTGGTGAATTTGGATGGAGTGGGGCTGCCGGCTGCATGGCCATTATTGATCCAGATTCCGAACTCACTGTCATGTATGCGCAGCATTTGCTCAACAGTCAGGAGCCTTACATTCAGCGCCGTTTGCGTAATGTTGTTTACTCCTGCTTGTAA
- a CDS encoding DMT family transporter encodes MNEIKAMEKPIKFSDPLFVTLVASICCLLWGSAYPFIKLGYSAFDILAEDIPSKFVFAGYRFILAGLLLLFLFRVMSKRKFNLSGKQFSSLILLGVFQTGLQYMFFYVGVANTTGVKGSIMNATTTFFSVVLAHFLYKNDKLSKNKVVGCLLGFIGVVIVNFHSNLLEFSFSLSGEGFVIIAALIFSITAIYAKHLTGSIDVLVITGISLFVGGLALTILGLLLGGRVTHFTLESTGILIYLVLLSSAAFCLWNLLLKYNKVGKVSVYNFLIPVFGALLSALFLGETIMELKNLIALLFVSIGIYMVNRVSSRKFSNTLES; translated from the coding sequence GTGAATGAGATAAAAGCTATGGAGAAACCGATCAAATTTAGCGATCCTTTATTTGTAACTTTAGTTGCAAGTATTTGTTGCTTGTTATGGGGAAGTGCCTACCCGTTTATTAAGCTTGGATATAGTGCTTTTGACATCCTGGCGGAAGATATTCCATCAAAATTTGTATTTGCGGGTTATCGATTTATTTTAGCAGGATTACTGCTCCTATTCCTGTTTCGTGTCATGAGTAAACGGAAGTTTAATCTGTCTGGAAAACAATTTTCAAGTTTAATCTTGCTTGGCGTGTTCCAAACGGGTCTGCAGTATATGTTTTTTTATGTGGGTGTAGCCAATACAACAGGTGTCAAAGGTTCGATCATGAATGCGACAACGACTTTTTTCAGTGTGGTTCTAGCTCATTTTTTATATAAAAATGATAAACTCAGCAAAAATAAAGTAGTCGGCTGTTTGCTAGGATTCATTGGCGTAGTTATTGTTAATTTTCACTCCAATCTGCTGGAATTCTCTTTCTCTCTCTCAGGTGAAGGTTTCGTTATTATTGCGGCTCTTATTTTTTCCATTACGGCCATCTATGCAAAGCACTTAACAGGCTCCATCGACGTCCTCGTTATTACCGGAATTAGCCTGTTTGTCGGCGGACTGGCACTCACCATACTTGGACTTCTGCTTGGCGGTCGGGTTACGCATTTTACACTTGAATCAACAGGCATCTTGATTTACTTAGTTTTACTTTCATCAGCTGCATTTTGCTTGTGGAATCTGCTTCTGAAATATAACAAAGTGGGAAAAGTATCTGTCTATAACTTCCTTATCCCAGTGTTTGGTGCATTGCTATCGGCGTTGTTTTTGGGAGAAACGATTATGGAACTCAAAAACCTAATCGCATTGCTGTTCGTGTCCATCGGCATTTATATGGTTAATCGCGTAAGCTCTCGAAAGTTCTCAAATACCCTCGAATCGTAG
- the ppsA gene encoding phosphoenolpyruvate synthase encodes MSSWVIGLQETEKLQLALAGGKGFNLAKLSKVEGVKVPDGFCVTTVGYQKAVEQNETYQTLLDQLSLLKAEEREKISEISRKIRELIIGADIPADVEHEVAHYLSTFGEGHAYAVRSSATAEDLPHASFAGQQDTYLNIIGKEAIMHHISKCWASLFTDRAVIYRMQNGFDHGQVYLSVIIQKMIFPTASGILFTADPVTSNRKLLSIDASFGLGEALVSGLVSADCYKVREGEIVDKTIALKTLAMYGQKDGGTYTHQIDPVLQKTQTLTDQQIMELARIGRQIEAHFGFPQDIEWCLADDTFYIVQSRPITTLYPIPEANDQENHVYLSVGHQQMMTDPMKPLGLSFFLLTTPAPMRIAGGRLFVDITPRLASPVMRENFINTMGQSDPLLKDALTTVVKRQNFIKSIPVDHPAPTPPNNNEQSASNGFQAHIENESTIVSDLIKSNQASVEELKRNIQNKSGLDLFDFILEDLQELKRFLSDPRSSNVFMTAMKASAWINENMKEWLGENNAADTLSQSVPNNITSEMGLALLDVADVIRPYPEVIAYLQHVKEDDFMDELAKVEGGQEARDAIQDYLDKYGMRCAGEIDLTRTRWIEKPITLVPLILGNIKNFEPNASKRKFEQGRQEALKKEQEILDRLKLLPDGEQKAKETKRMIDLVRNFIGYREYPKYGMINRYFVYKQALLKEAERLAQAGVIAEKEDIYFLTFEELREVVHTNNLDEKIITQRKGDYKIYDKLTPPRVLTSDGEIITGEYKRENLPADAIMGLPVSSGVIEGRARVIFNIEDADLEDGDILVTPYTDPSWTPLFVSIKGLVTEVGGLMTHGAVIAREYGLPAIVGVEKATHRIKDGQRIRVHGTEGYIEIL; translated from the coding sequence ATGAGTTCCTGGGTTATCGGATTACAGGAAACGGAAAAATTGCAGCTTGCGCTCGCTGGTGGAAAAGGATTCAATCTAGCGAAGTTATCAAAGGTGGAAGGGGTAAAGGTTCCCGATGGATTTTGTGTTACAACCGTCGGATATCAAAAAGCCGTTGAACAAAACGAAACGTATCAAACTTTGCTGGATCAACTATCCTTGTTAAAAGCTGAAGAACGAGAGAAGATTAGTGAAATCAGCAGGAAGATCAGGGAACTTATAATAGGCGCAGACATTCCTGCCGATGTTGAACATGAAGTTGCTCATTATCTTTCCACATTTGGAGAGGGTCATGCGTATGCAGTACGATCCAGTGCGACCGCTGAAGATTTACCACATGCTTCTTTTGCGGGTCAACAAGATACCTACTTAAATATCATCGGGAAAGAAGCAATCATGCACCATATCAGCAAATGTTGGGCTTCCCTGTTTACCGATCGGGCGGTAATCTACCGTATGCAAAATGGATTTGACCATGGTCAGGTTTACTTGTCCGTTATCATTCAAAAGATGATATTCCCAACGGCCTCAGGGATTTTATTTACGGCTGATCCGGTCACATCCAACCGGAAACTGTTATCTATCGACGCAAGTTTTGGACTTGGTGAGGCGCTGGTGTCCGGCCTGGTATCTGCTGATTGTTATAAAGTACGGGAAGGTGAAATTGTCGACAAGACGATAGCCCTCAAAACGTTGGCTATGTATGGACAGAAAGATGGTGGAACGTATACACATCAGATCGATCCCGTGCTGCAAAAGACGCAAACACTTACCGATCAACAAATTATGGAACTGGCACGCATAGGAAGACAGATCGAAGCTCATTTTGGTTTCCCGCAAGATATAGAATGGTGTTTGGCGGATGATACGTTTTATATAGTCCAAAGTCGGCCAATTACAACGTTATACCCGATTCCTGAAGCAAATGACCAGGAAAATCATGTGTACCTCTCTGTTGGTCACCAACAAATGATGACTGATCCTATGAAACCGCTGGGCTTATCCTTCTTTCTGTTAACAACTCCGGCACCCATGCGTATAGCTGGTGGAAGATTGTTTGTTGATATTACGCCTAGGCTGGCTTCGCCTGTCATGAGAGAAAACTTCATAAATACCATGGGACAATCCGATCCGCTCCTTAAGGACGCACTTACAACTGTAGTCAAGCGCCAGAATTTCATAAAATCGATACCAGTTGATCATCCTGCACCAACTCCACCTAATAACAATGAACAGAGCGCGTCTAATGGTTTTCAAGCACATATTGAAAATGAATCAACCATCGTCTCTGATTTGATTAAGAGCAATCAAGCCTCAGTAGAAGAGCTAAAACGTAACATCCAAAACAAGTCTGGATTGGATTTGTTTGATTTTATCCTTGAAGATCTGCAAGAATTGAAGAGATTTCTATCTGACCCACGAAGTTCAAATGTATTTATGACTGCCATGAAGGCTTCAGCATGGATCAATGAAAACATGAAAGAGTGGTTGGGTGAGAACAATGCAGCGGATACGCTGTCTCAATCGGTACCTAACAATATCACTTCCGAAATGGGTCTCGCATTACTGGATGTTGCAGATGTGATTCGTCCTTATCCGGAAGTCATTGCTTATTTACAGCATGTGAAAGAGGATGACTTTATGGATGAACTGGCTAAGGTTGAGGGTGGACAGGAAGCAAGGGACGCTATCCAGGATTATCTGGACAAATACGGCATGAGATGTGCCGGAGAAATCGATCTGACCAGAACCCGTTGGATTGAAAAACCCATTACACTTGTGCCATTGATTCTGGGTAACATCAAAAACTTTGAGCCTAATGCAAGCAAACGGAAATTTGAGCAGGGAAGACAGGAAGCGTTGAAGAAAGAACAAGAAATATTAGATCGGTTGAAGTTATTGCCTGACGGTGAACAAAAAGCCAAGGAAACGAAACGAATGATTGACTTGGTTCGCAACTTCATCGGGTATCGGGAATATCCCAAATACGGCATGATCAATCGTTACTTCGTCTATAAACAGGCTTTATTGAAAGAAGCCGAACGACTTGCACAAGCGGGTGTTATTGCCGAAAAAGAAGATATATATTTTCTCACTTTTGAAGAACTTCGTGAAGTTGTACACACCAATAATCTGGATGAGAAGATCATTACTCAACGAAAAGGTGATTACAAAATCTATGATAAGCTAACGCCACCTCGTGTGCTCACGTCTGATGGTGAAATCATTACAGGTGAGTATAAGCGTGAAAATCTGCCAGCCGATGCTATTATGGGGCTGCCTGTTTCTTCCGGGGTGATCGAGGGCCGAGCACGTGTCATTTTCAATATTGAAGATGCTGATCTGGAAGATGGAGATATACTAGTGACTCCGTATACGGATCCGAGCTGGACACCATTATTTGTTTCTATAAAAGGCCTAGTTACCGAAGTGGGTGGACTGATGACCCATGGAGCTGTAATTGCGCGTGAATATGGCTTGCCAGCGATTGTTGGAGTGGAGAAGGCAACCCATCGAATAAAAGATGGGCAGCGAATTCGGGTACATGGAACCGAAGGATATATCGAAATATTGTGA
- a CDS encoding MaoC family dehydratase, producing the protein MKFNEYVIGKSYRTNSIQLSKKDIIDFAKIYDPQYMHIDEAKAKEGRFGSLIASGMQTMSTSFKLWVELGIYGEEVVAGTGMNNIKFIKPVFPDDEIRVLAEVMELAPRRSSGGIVTVLLTTFNQNNEKVFQAELSALIRN; encoded by the coding sequence TTGAAATTTAACGAGTATGTTATAGGCAAGTCCTATAGAACCAATTCTATTCAATTGTCAAAGAAGGATATTATTGATTTTGCAAAAATCTATGATCCTCAATATATGCATATAGATGAGGCCAAAGCCAAAGAAGGCCGCTTCGGCAGCCTCATTGCTTCGGGTATGCAGACGATGAGCACGTCCTTCAAGCTATGGGTGGAACTCGGGATATATGGTGAAGAGGTTGTCGCAGGAACAGGTATGAATAATATAAAGTTTATCAAACCTGTGTTTCCAGATGATGAAATTAGAGTTCTAGCTGAAGTGATGGAATTGGCTCCAAGAAGGAGTAGTGGTGGAATTGTCACCGTGCTGCTCACTACTTTTAACCAAAATAATGAGAAGGTTTTTCAGGCAGAATTAAGTGCTCTGATTCGTAATTGA